A single genomic interval of Dromaius novaehollandiae isolate bDroNov1 unplaced genomic scaffold, bDroNov1.hap1 HAP1_SCAFFOLD_31, whole genome shotgun sequence harbors:
- the LOC135325589 gene encoding olfactory receptor 14J1-like, whose translation MYFFLLNLSLLDLGFISTTLPKSMANSLWDTRVISYSGCAAQVFFFFFLISAEYCLLTVMAYDHFIAICKPLHYSTLMGSRACVKMAAAAWASGFLNALLHTANTFSIPLCQGNALDQFFCEVPQILKLSCPDYYLRELGFIVFSACLVFGCFVFIVLSYVQIFTAVLRIPSEQGRHKAFSMCLPHLSVVSVFVSTIIFAYLNPSSLSSPALNLVVAVLYSVVPPAVNPLIYSMRNKELKEALRKLIQLVLFQQE comes from the coding sequence atgtacttcttcctcctcaacctctccctcctcgacctcgggttcatctccaccactctccccaaatccatggccaattccctgtgggacaccagagtcatttcctactcaggatgtgctgctcaggtctttttcttctttttcttaatttcagcagagtattgtctcctcactgtcatggcctatgaccactttattgccatctgcaaaccactgcactacagcacactcatgggcagcagagcttgtgtcaaaatggcagcagctgcctgggccagtggttttctcaatgctcttctgcacactgctaacacattttcaataccactctgccaaggcaatgccctggaccagttcttctgtgaagtgccccagatcctcaagctctcctgcccAGACtactacctcagggaacttgggttTATTGTATTTAGTGCCtgcttagtctttgggtgttttgttttcattgttctgtcctacgtgcagatcttcacggccgtgctgaggatcccctctgagcagggccggcacaaagccttttccatgtgcctcccgcacctgtcTGTGGTCTCTGTGTTTGTCAGCACTATCATATTTGCCTACTTGaacccctcctccctctcctccccagctctgaatctggtggtggctgttctgtactcggtggtgcctccagcagtgaaccccctcatctacagcatgaggaacaaggagctcaaggaggcactgaggaaactgattcagctggtactgtttcagcaggaataa